From one Opitutaceae bacterium genomic stretch:
- a CDS encoding cyanophycinase, producing the protein MARPLQLLFVCLSLLRALSAKDFDSWRVGSAVDTHVAANIVAPGLLLSGGRGDVDDAFRWFASRCGGGDVLVLRTSGDDGYQEYLYKKIGGFASVTTFALREPKAASSPHVLAAVSAAEGIFLAGGDQARYIREWVGTPLQKALQAHVDAGRPIGGTSAGLAVLGQHSFHALHDTITSAEVLSDPNDVRVTLGSGLVLHPMMRGILTDSHFSARDRLGRLAVFLGLLQRQGVQDVIGLGVDEGTAVCVDGISGVGKVMSVRGGCAWVVRFTVENEFRGGGVASPIRVGETVVFPELHVGHAERISFRIEGGSLLTD; encoded by the coding sequence GTGGCACGACCCCTCCAATTGCTCTTCGTTTGCCTGTCCCTCCTCAGGGCGTTGTCTGCGAAGGACTTTGATTCGTGGCGCGTCGGTTCGGCTGTCGATACCCACGTGGCGGCGAACATAGTTGCCCCTGGGCTCCTACTGTCGGGCGGACGCGGTGACGTGGACGATGCCTTCCGTTGGTTTGCCTCCCGTTGTGGAGGAGGCGATGTGCTCGTGCTTCGCACCAGTGGCGACGACGGGTATCAGGAGTACCTTTACAAAAAGATCGGAGGCTTCGCTTCGGTGACCACCTTCGCTCTGCGGGAGCCGAAGGCTGCGAGCTCACCGCACGTTCTCGCAGCGGTGTCGGCCGCCGAGGGAATCTTCCTCGCCGGGGGAGACCAGGCGAGGTACATTCGAGAGTGGGTCGGCACGCCACTTCAAAAGGCACTCCAAGCCCATGTCGACGCTGGAAGACCGATAGGCGGGACGAGTGCAGGCTTGGCTGTCCTGGGACAGCACAGCTTCCACGCACTCCACGACACCATTACTTCTGCCGAGGTGCTGAGCGATCCGAACGATGTTCGCGTCACGCTTGGGTCCGGCCTTGTGCTCCACCCAATGATGCGAGGGATTCTGACGGATTCACATTTCTCGGCGCGGGATAGGCTGGGGCGTCTGGCGGTTTTTCTCGGTTTGCTTCAGCGGCAGGGAGTGCAGGACGTCATCGGCCTGGGAGTCGATGAGGGCACTGCGGTCTGTGTCGACGGTATCAGCGGCGTGGGCAAGGTGATGTCAGTCCGCGGGGGCTGTGCCTGGGTGGTTCGATTCACGGTGGAGAACGAATTCCGAGGTGGCGGCGTGGCCAGTCCGATACGAGTCGGAGAGACCGTAGTGTTTCCAGAACTACACGTTGG